A portion of the Acidisarcina polymorpha genome contains these proteins:
- a CDS encoding class I SAM-dependent methyltransferase, with product MNLWQDFKTNQGKIIYKWQHYFPIYEKHLCAWRNKTVTVIEIGVFHGGSLQMWQRYFGPLATIVGIDINPECLRHEEPGIHIRIGDQSDPAFLQSVVDEFGAPDIVIDDGSHQMQHLRSSFLFLYPKLSKNGIYVVEDLHTAYWEEYGGGLCKPESFISLSKQFVDALNADHARGALVPDFITRHTFGMSFYDSVVVFERGTIPIKMAVWSGRLSQPVSLPAVKEIETATAT from the coding sequence ATGAATCTCTGGCAGGACTTCAAGACCAATCAAGGCAAGATCATCTACAAATGGCAGCATTACTTTCCGATTTATGAGAAGCATCTCTGTGCCTGGCGGAACAAGACCGTTACGGTCATTGAAATCGGAGTTTTTCACGGAGGGTCGCTGCAGATGTGGCAGCGATACTTCGGGCCGTTAGCAACGATCGTGGGCATCGACATCAATCCCGAGTGCCTGCGGCATGAGGAGCCGGGCATCCACATACGCATCGGTGACCAAAGCGATCCGGCTTTCCTGCAATCTGTCGTGGATGAGTTCGGCGCTCCGGATATCGTGATCGATGATGGAAGCCACCAGATGCAGCATCTCAGGAGCAGCTTTCTGTTCCTCTATCCCAAGCTAAGTAAGAACGGTATCTATGTCGTCGAGGACTTGCATACTGCCTACTGGGAGGAGTATGGCGGCGGACTGTGTAAGCCGGAGAGCTTCATCAGCCTTAGCAAGCAATTCGTCGACGCCCTGAACGCCGACCACGCTCGCGGCGCTCTGGTCCCCGATTTCATCACCAGGCATACCTTCGGGATGAGCTTCTACGATAGTGTGGTGGTCTTTGAACGGGGGACGATCCCGATAAAGATGGCTGTCTGGAGCGGTCGGCTATCCCAACCGGTAAGCTTGCCAGCGGTCAAAGAGATCGAGACTGCAACTGCGACCTAG
- a CDS encoding tetratricopeptide repeat protein, with protein MLTVQANELNVDAALRAAKNGLESGDLAGAERLYRAILATCPNQADANYNLGVLSAHTGRAALALGHFQAALQADPRQPQFWLSCIDTLIRLGQTGAAVEMLAQARLCGLGGPGAESLEVRLRALSSPHTERRREEAKISSVPASTPLSVAASPLVAKKIRKRGQRAKDRAVRWKQSASLPTVSAAIAKQEADEEAELMGLYRQGRFAEVEALARGLATKSPARGFLWKVIGAAVQRQKRFEEALEIKLRAAELLPGDAEMQNNLGVALLELSRYAEAEACYRRATTWCPEYPEPWTGLGLAAQKQGRLEEAEQFCRRALELRPVFADGSCNLGVVLQFRDKLDEAEGCYREALNAEPSHLHALSNFGTLLQKMGRLAEAEDLFRRALVQDPDFVDSLVNLAGCLHQLGRMEEAIAAHRRSIEADPTSAPLYSNYLFCLGHKIGYAIEDQFAEQLRFGERFESPLVGQWRPHSNSRDPARVLRIGFISGDFYKHAMASFVEPMLSQLGRDRGFALHIYNNRSLEDEITLRMRRQVQHWTSSAGLSPEALAEKVRADGIDILFDLCGHTGGSPMVFARKPAPIQIGWIGYLGSSGMKCMDYYLADPVFLPPGEFDRYFTETIIRLPVVAAFQPNMAAPAVSALPALVNGPLTFGSFSRMGKLNPETVGLWSRLLRQLPGSRMILGAMAADGRHELLESWFAQEGIAKERLEFHSNSTIDIYLGLHHRIDICLDPFPFTGATTTGNAMWMGVPTLTLQGNTPAGRLGAAMLGHAGLEDFVARDQDDFVAKGLNWAKNLEALAQLRAGMRARFLASPLGEPELFARELSTLLRRLWENWCTK; from the coding sequence ATGTTGACGGTGCAAGCGAATGAACTGAATGTCGACGCCGCTCTGCGCGCAGCCAAGAACGGGCTTGAGTCGGGAGATCTTGCGGGGGCCGAGCGGCTCTATCGCGCGATTCTGGCAACGTGCCCCAACCAGGCCGATGCAAACTACAACCTCGGGGTGCTGTCCGCGCACACCGGTCGCGCGGCGCTTGCGCTGGGCCACTTCCAGGCCGCTCTCCAGGCCGACCCGCGGCAGCCGCAGTTCTGGCTGAGCTGTATCGACACTCTAATTCGGCTGGGGCAGACCGGGGCAGCCGTCGAGATGCTGGCCCAGGCTCGTCTATGCGGCCTCGGCGGACCAGGCGCTGAGTCGCTGGAGGTTCGGCTGCGAGCGCTCTCCAGTCCGCATACGGAGAGGAGGCGGGAAGAGGCGAAGATCTCTTCGGTCCCTGCTTCAACTCCGCTCTCCGTTGCGGCCTCGCCTCTGGTTGCCAAAAAGATCCGGAAAAGAGGTCAAAGGGCAAAAGATCGGGCAGTCAGGTGGAAACAATCTGCTTCATTGCCGACCGTATCTGCGGCGATCGCCAAGCAAGAGGCCGACGAAGAAGCCGAGCTCATGGGACTGTATCGGCAAGGCCGCTTTGCTGAAGTGGAGGCGCTCGCTCGCGGCCTAGCGACGAAGTCCCCTGCGCGCGGGTTTCTTTGGAAGGTGATCGGCGCCGCGGTGCAGCGGCAGAAGCGGTTTGAGGAAGCGCTCGAAATCAAGCTGCGCGCTGCGGAGCTGCTTCCCGGCGACGCTGAGATGCAAAACAATCTTGGCGTCGCGCTATTGGAGCTGTCGCGTTACGCCGAAGCGGAAGCCTGTTACCGGCGCGCCACAACCTGGTGCCCGGAGTATCCCGAGCCGTGGACCGGGCTGGGGCTCGCGGCGCAAAAACAAGGCCGGCTCGAGGAGGCAGAGCAATTCTGCCGCCGGGCGCTCGAGCTTCGTCCGGTCTTCGCCGATGGCAGCTGCAATCTCGGGGTCGTTCTGCAGTTTCGCGACAAGCTTGACGAGGCCGAGGGCTGCTACCGGGAGGCGCTCAACGCCGAGCCTTCTCATCTCCATGCCTTAAGCAACTTCGGCACCCTGCTTCAGAAAATGGGGCGGCTGGCTGAAGCTGAGGACCTGTTTCGCCGAGCTCTCGTTCAGGATCCGGACTTCGTTGATTCCTTGGTTAATCTCGCCGGATGCCTGCACCAATTGGGGCGGATGGAAGAGGCGATTGCCGCGCACCGGCGCTCCATCGAAGCCGATCCTACCAGCGCCCCTCTCTATTCCAATTATCTCTTTTGCCTTGGCCATAAGATCGGGTACGCGATCGAAGACCAATTCGCCGAGCAACTGCGGTTTGGAGAGCGATTCGAGTCTCCATTGGTCGGACAATGGCGGCCGCATTCCAACTCCCGCGATCCGGCGCGTGTTCTCCGCATCGGCTTCATATCCGGAGATTTCTACAAGCATGCGATGGCTTCTTTTGTGGAACCCATGCTGTCCCAGCTCGGACGCGATCGCGGCTTCGCGTTGCATATCTATAACAACCGGAGCCTTGAAGACGAAATTACCCTCCGCATGCGGAGGCAGGTCCAACATTGGACCTCATCGGCTGGTCTTTCCCCGGAGGCTTTGGCGGAGAAGGTCCGGGCCGACGGTATCGATATCCTCTTCGATCTTTGCGGACACACCGGAGGGAGCCCAATGGTGTTTGCTCGCAAGCCCGCGCCGATTCAGATTGGCTGGATTGGCTATCTCGGCAGCAGCGGAATGAAGTGCATGGACTACTACCTGGCCGACCCGGTATTCCTTCCGCCTGGCGAGTTCGATCGTTACTTCACCGAGACGATCATTCGTTTGCCGGTGGTGGCTGCCTTTCAACCCAATATGGCTGCGCCTGCGGTCTCTGCGTTGCCCGCGCTAGTCAACGGCCCCCTCACCTTCGGCAGCTTCAGCCGGATGGGCAAGCTGAATCCGGAGACGGTGGGGCTGTGGTCGCGGCTGCTTCGCCAATTGCCGGGGTCGCGGATGATCCTCGGCGCGATGGCCGCCGACGGGCGTCATGAGCTCCTGGAAAGTTGGTTTGCACAGGAGGGGATCGCGAAGGAGCGGCTCGAGTTCCATTCAAATTCTACGATCGACATCTATCTCGGCCTCCATCATAGGATCGATATCTGTCTGGATCCGTTTCCCTTTACCGGCGCCACCACCACCGGCAACGCGATGTGGATGGGTGTGCCCACGCTTACGCTACAGGGAAACACGCCCGCGGGGCGGCTGGGAGCCGCCATGCTGGGGCACGCCGGCCTAGAGGATTTCGTCGCCCGCGACCAGGATGACTTCGTCGCAAAAGGCCTTAATTGGGCGAAAAATCTTGAAGCTCTCGCTCAACTTCGCGCCGGAATGCGCGCCCGCTTCCTGGCTTCGCCGCTCGGCGAGCCGGAGCTCTTCGCGCGGGAACTCTCCACCTTGTTGCGGCGGCTTTGGGAGAATTGGTGTACCAAGTGA
- a CDS encoding flagellin, whose product MSLGVLNNISAIYAQNNLSTTQANLQKTLEQLSSGSRINSGADDPAGLSISNGLAANEAALTQSSQNATSGVGLLQVADGALSQVNSLLNRAITLATEAGNGTLDSAQGAAAQQEYGDILSEINTIGSSTEFNGNAVFSSAQSNIFTSDGTTTGTNSYNVGVGTLSTTSGVGVTAPGTSSGTGSTASLAPLLTKAGAAAATYTAAVKSVSTLTLTGTLASTDNVIGTLQLYAGSTAYTINTGTTGETVAALDAQIAADTGGTTAVGGAAITITAGTAGVANAIVLGTSTLEDTTAGAVTASSGALAAANGTAGADTVNYAASASQTYSINAHSAADTFTNSGLSVTFGTGANAVTTNVIFTGTGGIDTLAQLDANIVTAAASAGAGTIAATVTGNNVAYTASASGSAADFTINGGVNDILASSASSSGSPSAGATLSGTSLSTSTGAASALTAIYNAINDVSYQRGAVGANINTLTAVSEVESTQNVNVTAAQNSISATDYGQATSNLSKYEILSQTGISALAQTNSVQQEVLKLLQ is encoded by the coding sequence ATGTCTTTGGGTGTCCTAAATAACATCTCGGCAATTTACGCGCAGAACAACCTGTCCACCACGCAGGCCAACCTGCAGAAGACCCTGGAGCAGTTGTCTTCAGGATCGCGGATCAACTCCGGCGCGGATGATCCGGCCGGCCTTTCCATCAGCAACGGGCTGGCGGCCAATGAGGCGGCGCTCACCCAGTCTTCGCAGAACGCCACCAGCGGCGTCGGGCTGCTGCAGGTCGCCGATGGCGCTCTGTCGCAGGTCAACAGCCTGCTAAATCGGGCCATCACCCTGGCCACCGAGGCGGGCAACGGCACTCTGGACAGCGCCCAGGGCGCTGCCGCTCAGCAGGAATACGGCGACATCCTGAGCGAGATCAACACCATCGGCAGCTCGACGGAATTCAACGGCAACGCGGTCTTCTCCAGTGCGCAAAGCAACATCTTCACCAGTGACGGCACCACGACTGGAACCAACAGCTACAACGTTGGAGTTGGAACGCTGAGCACTACCAGCGGCGTCGGCGTCACGGCGCCGGGCACCAGCAGCGGCACCGGCTCGACGGCGAGCCTGGCCCCGCTGCTCACCAAGGCAGGCGCGGCGGCGGCCACCTATACTGCAGCGGTCAAGAGCGTCTCCACCTTGACACTCACCGGAACCCTGGCATCGACCGACAACGTGATCGGCACCCTGCAGTTATATGCCGGCTCGACCGCCTACACCATCAACACCGGCACCACCGGCGAGACGGTCGCTGCACTCGATGCGCAGATCGCCGCCGACACCGGCGGCACCACCGCGGTCGGCGGCGCGGCGATCACCATCACCGCTGGCACCGCCGGGGTCGCCAATGCGATCGTCCTGGGCACCAGCACTCTGGAGGACACCACCGCCGGCGCCGTGACAGCGTCGAGCGGCGCGCTTGCGGCCGCCAACGGCACAGCGGGCGCAGACACCGTCAATTATGCGGCGTCGGCTTCGCAGACCTACTCGATCAACGCCCACAGCGCCGCCGACACCTTCACCAACAGCGGGCTGAGCGTCACCTTCGGCACCGGCGCCAATGCCGTCACCACCAACGTCATCTTCACCGGGACGGGCGGAATCGACACCCTAGCCCAGTTGGACGCCAACATCGTCACCGCGGCCGCCAGCGCCGGCGCGGGAACGATCGCCGCTACCGTGACCGGCAATAACGTCGCCTACACCGCTTCAGCCAGCGGTTCGGCGGCTGACTTCACCATCAACGGCGGGGTCAACGATATTCTGGCCTCTTCGGCTTCAAGCTCAGGGTCGCCAAGCGCCGGCGCCACGCTTAGCGGCACCAGCTTGAGCACCTCCACGGGGGCGGCGAGCGCGTTGACCGCCATCTACAACGCCATCAACGACGTCTCTTACCAGCGCGGAGCGGTGGGGGCCAACATCAACACCCTAACCGCGGTCTCGGAAGTGGAGTCGACCCAGAACGTGAACGTGACCGCCGCGCAGAACTCGATCAGCGCCACCGATTACGGCCAAGCCACCTCGAACCTGTCCAAATACGAGATTCTAAGCCAGACCGGCATCTCGGCACTCGCCCAGACCAACAGCGTACAACAGGAGGTCTTGAAGTTGCTGCAATAG
- the fliD gene encoding flagellar filament capping protein FliD — MGTVGISFGNPTGGAGFDVTTTVAAIVSNLEHVETPWKTQLTSFTAQDAVFTSLGSNLSTLSADIQTLTDPAGVLANKEGSSSDTSVLTLTSASSTAVAGTHTVLVNSLAQTSTADTAEIGTTDVLTGGVAIQVGSGTAQTINVGSTQTLAGLSAAINAAGIGVTANVITDTNGSRLSIVSGTGGVAGQLTVSSTLVDGTKNVGTTGSPALALTTIQAGVDASLKVDGFTVTSGTNTVSDAIPGVTFQLLADAPSEPVQVVITNNASAVTSALTTFVSDYNTTINAITAQEGNTSSGTPEPLYGSPILARLQEQLQSALSSKYSSGTINSLAQLGVEAQQNGTITLNSDTLTTILNSNYSGVSEFFQNTGTFGVTFSTLLNNLSSSNPSGTLDLALAEDKSEETTLNKNVSNEEAVVATQKTNLTNELNTANQELQAIPEQLQEVNELYSAITGYNQTHS, encoded by the coding sequence ATGGGTACGGTGGGGATAAGCTTCGGGAATCCGACCGGTGGCGCCGGTTTCGATGTGACCACGACGGTGGCAGCAATCGTTTCAAATCTCGAGCACGTGGAGACCCCGTGGAAGACTCAGCTGACCAGCTTTACTGCTCAGGACGCTGTCTTCACTAGCTTAGGAAGCAATCTTTCGACACTCAGTGCCGACATTCAGACGCTCACCGATCCGGCCGGGGTGCTGGCCAACAAAGAGGGCTCAAGCTCGGATACGAGTGTGCTCACCTTGACCTCGGCGAGCAGCACGGCGGTGGCTGGAACCCACACCGTCCTCGTCAACAGTCTAGCCCAAACGTCTACGGCGGATACCGCCGAGATCGGCACCACCGATGTACTCACTGGAGGGGTGGCCATTCAGGTCGGCAGCGGGACCGCGCAAACTATCAACGTCGGCTCGACCCAGACGTTGGCCGGATTGTCGGCAGCCATTAACGCGGCCGGCATCGGCGTCACCGCCAATGTGATTACCGATACCAACGGCTCCCGCCTTTCGATCGTCAGCGGCACCGGGGGCGTGGCGGGCCAGCTGACCGTCAGCAGCACGCTTGTTGACGGTACTAAAAATGTCGGAACGACGGGGAGCCCCGCCCTGGCCTTGACCACCATCCAGGCTGGAGTGGATGCCTCGCTTAAGGTTGACGGGTTCACCGTCACGAGTGGAACTAACACTGTCTCCGACGCGATTCCCGGGGTAACCTTCCAATTATTGGCCGATGCCCCGAGCGAACCGGTTCAAGTTGTGATCACCAACAATGCCTCCGCTGTGACCAGCGCCCTCACTACTTTCGTCAGTGACTACAACACCACCATCAATGCCATCACCGCCCAGGAAGGCAATACCTCAAGTGGAACTCCTGAGCCGCTTTATGGCAGCCCGATCCTAGCTCGATTGCAGGAGCAACTGCAAAGCGCGCTCAGTTCCAAATACTCCTCAGGAACCATTAATTCGCTCGCCCAACTAGGCGTGGAAGCCCAACAGAACGGCACGATCACCCTCAATTCCGATACTCTGACCACCATTCTTAACAGCAACTACAGCGGCGTTAGCGAGTTCTTCCAGAATACCGGTACCTTCGGGGTGACCTTCAGCACGCTGCTGAACAACCTCAGCAGCAGCAATCCGAGTGGAACACTGGATCTGGCTCTGGCTGAGGATAAGAGCGAAGAGACAACCCTGAACAAGAACGTCTCCAACGAAGAGGCTGTGGTCGCAACTCAGAAGACCAATCTCACTAACGAACTGAACACTGCCAATCAGGAATTGCAAGCCATTCCCGAACAACTGCAGGAAGTCAACGAACTTTATTCGGCGATCACCGGATACAACCAGACCCACTCCTAA
- the fliS gene encoding flagellar export chaperone FliS: MNYQQQSLAGLNGIELIIALYDGMARFLHRAIEAIEGGDVHARRRAIKRVFDILIHLQARLWMDVGGSPARALSDFYTAMFALALQGSQEESKDKLLQAIAGIRNVREAWQQVALDPAAQKMIPRNLQTVEERISSAALPLLRSKPDHYDSGDGTMPESCQWMA; encoded by the coding sequence ATGAACTATCAGCAGCAGTCGCTCGCCGGGCTCAACGGCATCGAATTGATCATCGCGCTTTATGACGGGATGGCGCGTTTTCTCCATCGCGCAATTGAGGCGATCGAAGGCGGCGACGTTCATGCGCGTCGTCGGGCGATCAAACGAGTCTTCGATATCCTGATTCACTTGCAGGCCCGCTTGTGGATGGATGTTGGCGGTTCGCCCGCCAGAGCACTCAGCGACTTCTACACCGCCATGTTCGCCCTGGCGCTTCAGGGTTCTCAGGAGGAGTCTAAAGACAAGCTGCTGCAGGCGATCGCTGGTATTCGTAATGTCCGCGAAGCGTGGCAGCAGGTTGCTCTTGATCCTGCGGCTCAGAAGATGATTCCCCGGAACCTGCAGACCGTCGAAGAGCGGATTTCTAGTGCCGCGCTGCCGCTTCTACGTTCCAAACCGGACCACTATGATAGCGGGGACGGCACTATGCCGGAATCCTGTCAGTGGATGGCGTAG
- a CDS encoding ABC transporter ATP-binding protein — protein MLTLIRPLFPYLHRYRRDFFWGGLSIILSNLVAILFPQVVGMVIDGLNTGVTRHKILIYAGMLIAVTGVKGIFLFLSRLILIGISRDIEFDLRSDLFRQLERQQASYYHQHRTGDIMARMTNDLNAVRMLLGPAIMYSANTLLFSIGALFFLLRISPFLTLVALVPLPLASILVQALGRRIHDRFERIQAMFSEISAQAQENFSGARLIRAFAQEEAQVASFDLANREYIRRGLRLVQMMGMLWPTLEFILGLALAITLLVGGHEVLTHRITVGGFVAFNTYMMMLTWPIIAVGWVVNLFQRGTASVTRINELLTEMPTIDDKDADPKIPRDLKLRGEIEFRDLSFVYPTDAENPVEVLHSISLKIPAGSSLAIVGPTGSGKSTLVSLIPRLYDAPAGSVLLDGRPLREYRLETLRTNIGFVPQETFLFSETLRENIALGVPGASDEAIYRAAEAAHIREEFDEFPKGFQTMVGERGVTLSGGQKQRSAIARAVVRDPRVLILDDALASVDTYTEEQILNELRRIMQDRTTIFISHRISTVRHADRIAVLVAGRIAESGTHEQLLARDGYYAGLFQKQLLEEELAVAT, from the coding sequence ATGCTGACCCTCATCCGCCCCTTGTTTCCCTATTTGCACCGCTACCGGCGGGATTTTTTCTGGGGCGGCCTCTCGATCATCCTGAGCAACCTGGTTGCGATCCTTTTCCCTCAAGTTGTGGGCATGGTGATCGACGGCCTCAATACGGGCGTCACCCGGCACAAGATTTTGATCTATGCGGGTATGTTGATAGCGGTCACGGGAGTCAAAGGCATCTTTCTATTCCTCTCCAGGCTGATCCTGATCGGCATTTCGCGGGATATCGAATTCGACCTGCGCAGCGACCTCTTCCGGCAGTTGGAAAGGCAACAGGCCTCTTATTACCACCAGCACCGGACCGGCGACATTATGGCACGCATGACCAACGACCTGAATGCGGTTCGCATGCTGCTGGGACCGGCCATCATGTACAGCGCCAATACCCTGCTCTTCTCGATAGGAGCGCTCTTCTTTCTGCTCAGGATCAGCCCCTTCCTGACTTTGGTCGCGTTAGTGCCGCTCCCTCTGGCGAGCATCCTGGTGCAGGCACTGGGCCGGAGAATTCATGACCGTTTTGAGCGCATCCAGGCTATGTTTTCGGAGATCTCCGCGCAAGCACAAGAGAACTTCTCCGGCGCTCGACTGATCCGAGCCTTTGCACAGGAAGAGGCGCAAGTTGCCTCCTTCGATCTGGCCAACCGGGAGTATATTCGGCGCGGTTTGAGACTGGTGCAAATGATGGGCATGCTGTGGCCGACGCTTGAGTTCATCCTCGGCCTGGCGCTTGCAATCACCTTATTGGTTGGCGGCCATGAAGTGCTGACTCACCGCATCACGGTGGGCGGCTTCGTCGCTTTCAATACCTACATGATGATGCTGACCTGGCCGATCATCGCCGTAGGCTGGGTCGTCAACCTATTCCAACGGGGCACGGCGTCGGTAACCCGCATTAACGAACTTCTCACCGAGATGCCGACCATCGACGACAAGGACGCCGACCCGAAGATTCCGCGGGATTTGAAGCTTCGTGGCGAGATCGAATTTCGCGATCTGAGCTTTGTTTATCCAACCGATGCGGAGAACCCGGTCGAGGTACTTCATTCCATCTCGCTGAAGATTCCAGCAGGCAGCAGCCTGGCTATCGTTGGTCCCACTGGGTCGGGCAAATCAACGCTGGTTAGCCTCATTCCTCGACTCTACGATGCCCCCGCCGGGAGTGTACTGCTCGACGGTCGCCCGCTGCGCGAATATCGCCTGGAGACGCTCCGGACTAATATTGGTTTCGTTCCGCAAGAGACTTTTCTATTTAGTGAGACACTCCGCGAAAATATCGCACTCGGAGTTCCCGGGGCAAGCGATGAGGCGATCTACCGCGCCGCTGAAGCGGCCCATATCCGCGAGGAGTTTGACGAGTTCCCGAAAGGCTTCCAGACTATGGTTGGCGAACGCGGAGTCACCCTTTCCGGGGGACAGAAACAGCGATCGGCAATTGCGCGCGCGGTGGTACGCGATCCCAGAGTGCTGATCCTTGACGACGCACTTGCGAGCGTTGATACCTATACCGAAGAGCAGATCCTCAACGAACTTCGCCGCATCATGCAGGACCGCACCACCATCTTTATCTCCCACCGCATTTCGACCGTTCGCCACGCCGATCGGATTGCGGTGCTGGTGGCGGGCAGGATTGCAGAATCCGGAACCCATGAACAACTACTGGCGCGCGACGGCTACTATGCCGGCCTTTTCCAGAAACAATTACTCGAAGAAGAACTCGCTGTAGCGACGTAG
- a CDS encoding HAD-IA family hydrolase: MELKSRFPARQTLLIDADDTLWENNIYFERAIAAFISCLDHKEYSPAEVRVQLNQVERETILSHGYGVSSFRQSLITCFERLSHEHFTESKRELVSSFAQSIIDQEIELLPDVAETLEELASRHRLILVTKGNQAEQIDKFQRSGLREHFTAIEIPREKDPQAYFAICAKHELSPNTTWMIGNSPRSDINPALLAGLHAVLVHHPHTWALEHEEIDEAPLGQHFLELTSFAALAEHF, from the coding sequence ATGGAACTTAAATCTCGATTTCCAGCGCGCCAAACCCTGCTCATCGATGCGGACGACACGCTTTGGGAGAACAACATTTATTTTGAACGGGCGATCGCGGCATTTATTTCGTGCCTGGATCATAAGGAATACTCCCCGGCTGAGGTCCGGGTGCAACTGAACCAGGTCGAACGAGAGACCATTTTATCGCATGGATACGGCGTTTCCAGCTTCCGTCAGTCCTTGATCACATGTTTCGAGCGACTATCTCATGAACACTTTACGGAGAGTAAACGGGAGCTGGTCAGCAGTTTCGCACAGTCCATCATTGATCAGGAGATAGAGCTTCTACCCGACGTTGCCGAAACCCTTGAGGAGTTGGCATCCCGGCATCGCCTCATTCTGGTGACCAAAGGCAACCAGGCCGAGCAAATCGATAAATTCCAGCGTTCGGGGTTGAGAGAGCATTTCACGGCGATCGAGATTCCGCGAGAGAAAGATCCGCAGGCCTATTTCGCGATCTGTGCCAAACATGAGCTTTCCCCTAACACGACCTGGATGATCGGCAACAGTCCGCGCTCGGACATAAATCCTGCCCTCCTGGCCGGTCTCCATGCCGTGCTCGTGCACCACCCCCATACCTGGGCGTTGGAGCATGAGGAGATCGATGAGGCGCCGCTGGGTCAGCACTTCTTGGAATTGACGAGCTTTGCCGCCCTCGCCGAGCACTTCTAA